A genomic segment from Rubrobacter tropicus encodes:
- a CDS encoding aldo/keto reductase produces the protein MNYRNLGETGMRVSEISLGTWAFGGDWGSVSEDDAYAALNRAVDLGVNFLDTADVYGDGRSERLIGRLLKDRTNDEIFVATKAGRRLDPHTAEGYNAENLTAFVERSLNNLGVEALDLLQLHCPPTEAYRQDETFGALDELQEAGKIKNHGVSVEKVEEARMALEYPSVKTVQIIFNVFRQKPAEEFLPLAEERDVGILARVPLASGLLSGKMSADRRFDEGDHRNFNRNGEAFDKGETFSGVDFETGLRAAEELKELVPDGATLAQFALRWILMHPAVSCAIPGGKNPSQVEDNVAAAEMAPLSDEVMKRAREIYDASVRPQVHHLW, from the coding sequence TTGAACTACCGCAACCTTGGAGAGACGGGAATGCGCGTGTCCGAGATCAGCCTCGGCACCTGGGCCTTCGGCGGCGACTGGGGCTCCGTCAGCGAAGACGACGCCTACGCGGCCCTGAACCGCGCTGTTGACCTCGGCGTCAATTTCCTCGACACCGCCGACGTCTACGGCGACGGCCGCAGCGAGAGGCTGATCGGGAGGCTGCTCAAGGACCGGACGAACGATGAGATCTTCGTCGCCACCAAAGCCGGCCGACGCCTCGACCCCCACACCGCAGAGGGGTACAACGCCGAGAACCTCACGGCTTTCGTCGAGCGTAGCCTGAACAACCTCGGGGTCGAAGCGCTCGACCTGCTCCAGCTCCACTGCCCGCCGACGGAGGCGTACCGCCAGGACGAGACTTTTGGGGCTCTGGATGAGTTGCAAGAGGCCGGCAAGATCAAAAACCACGGCGTGAGCGTGGAGAAGGTCGAAGAGGCCAGGATGGCGCTGGAGTACCCCAGCGTAAAGACCGTCCAGATCATATTCAACGTCTTCCGCCAGAAGCCGGCCGAGGAGTTCTTACCGTTGGCCGAAGAGCGCGACGTCGGCATCCTCGCCCGCGTCCCTCTCGCCAGCGGCCTGCTCTCGGGCAAGATGAGCGCCGACCGCCGGTTCGACGAGGGCGACCACAGAAATTTCAACCGCAACGGGGAGGCCTTCGACAAGGGCGAGACCTTCTCCGGCGTCGACTTCGAGACGGGGTTGCGGGCTGCGGAGGAACTCAAGGAGTTGGTTCCCGATGGCGCCACGCTGGCGCAGTTCGCTCTGCGTTGGATCTTGATGCACCCGGCGGTCTCGTGCGCCATCCCGGGCGGCAAGAACCCCTCGCAGGTCGAGGACAACGTCGCCGCGGCGGAGATGGCGCCGCTCTCCGACGAGGTGATGAAACGCGCGCGCGAGATCTACGACGCCTCGGTCAGGCCCCAGGTCCACCACCTCTGGTAG
- a CDS encoding histidine phosphatase family protein, translated as MRLLLVRHGETEGNVSRRLQGAEDPLTERGRRQARELAAHLSDRSDVSALYASPYRRAFDTARAIGDALGFQPEPRPALAELDVGRAAGYRFEAWVEEFPEEAERFRQEGVDYAWPGGESGRDLSARAEREMDRILRSHRHKSGAVLLVSHGGTLAWIIAHLLKEPDGEWPHDYTRLDNCSITEAAIAPNGDGPTKFLYTNEVGHLSADPDEEAATGGDPVE; from the coding sequence TTGAGACTGCTCCTCGTACGGCACGGGGAGACCGAGGGCAACGTGAGCCGGAGGCTCCAGGGGGCCGAGGACCCGCTCACGGAACGCGGGCGGCGGCAGGCGCGGGAGCTCGCGGCTCACCTCTCGGACAGAAGCGACGTCTCGGCGCTGTACGCGAGCCCGTACCGGCGGGCCTTCGACACGGCGCGGGCCATCGGCGACGCTCTAGGCTTCCAGCCCGAGCCGCGCCCCGCGCTCGCGGAGTTGGACGTCGGCCGGGCCGCCGGGTACCGCTTCGAGGCCTGGGTCGAGGAGTTCCCGGAGGAGGCGGAGCGGTTCAGGCAAGAGGGCGTCGACTACGCCTGGCCCGGCGGGGAGAGCGGGCGGGACCTGTCGGCGCGCGCCGAGAGGGAGATGGACCGCATCTTGAGATCTCACAGGCATAAGTCGGGTGCCGTCTTGCTCGTGTCGCACGGGGGGACGCTCGCCTGGATCATCGCGCACCTCCTCAAGGAGCCAGATGGGGAGTGGCCCCACGACTACACCAGGCTCGATAACTGCTCCATCACGGAGGCCGCAATAGCCCCGAACGGGGACGGACCCACGAAGTTCCTCTACACCAACGAAGTCGGACACCTCTCGGCAGACCCCGACGAGGAGGCCGCGACGGGCGGAGATCCCGTAGAGTAA
- a CDS encoding GH1 family beta-glucosidase, translating to MDFPEGFLWGTATASYQIEGAVHEDGRGTSIWDTFSHTPGKTYHGDTGDIACDHYHRLEQDLDLMADLGLRAYRFSVAWPRIQPDGVGAANQKGLDFYRRLVDGLRRRDIEPMLTLYHWDLPQALEDRGGWTSRETSERFAEYTGIVYEALSDTVSYWITLNEPWVAAWLGYGLGLHAPGKKDVGDALSATHHLLLGHGLALERMREMGNPGDDNRLGVTLSLSPVRPATEDPADVEAARRVDLNANRLYLDPLFRGSYPEDAEDYREAGGFGFVRDGDLEKISAPVDFLGVNYYMRHTVVDPGTKTDLQPAMNFRDLNAVTVIPAGVETTAMGWPAEADGLTDLLVRLHEEYTQIPLYVTENGRAVHDYVDPGGEVKDEERVSYLDAHFRAAREAMDLGVDLRGYMVWSFLDNFEWGEGYSMRFGLVFVDYGTQKRIPKASARWYSGVIRRNGLGDPSR from the coding sequence ATGGATTTCCCGGAAGGTTTCCTGTGGGGCACGGCGACCGCCTCGTACCAGATAGAGGGCGCCGTACACGAGGACGGCCGCGGCACCTCCATCTGGGACACGTTCTCCCACACGCCGGGCAAGACATACCACGGCGACACGGGCGATATAGCCTGCGACCACTACCACCGCCTGGAACAGGACCTCGACCTCATGGCCGACCTCGGACTACGGGCCTACCGCTTCTCCGTGGCCTGGCCCCGTATCCAGCCGGACGGGGTTGGCGCGGCCAACCAGAAGGGCCTGGACTTCTACCGGCGGTTGGTCGACGGGTTGAGGCGGAGGGACATCGAGCCGATGCTTACGCTCTATCACTGGGATTTGCCGCAGGCTCTGGAGGACCGGGGCGGCTGGACGAGCCGGGAGACGAGCGAGCGGTTCGCCGAATACACCGGGATCGTCTACGAGGCGCTCTCCGACACTGTCTCGTACTGGATCACCCTGAACGAGCCCTGGGTCGCCGCGTGGCTCGGCTACGGCCTCGGGCTCCACGCCCCGGGCAAGAAAGACGTGGGCGACGCCCTCTCCGCGACGCACCACCTGCTCCTCGGCCACGGCCTCGCGCTGGAGAGGATGCGCGAGATGGGAAACCCCGGCGACGACAACCGCCTCGGCGTTACCCTCAGCCTCTCTCCCGTGCGGCCAGCGACCGAAGATCCCGCGGACGTCGAGGCCGCGCGCAGGGTCGACCTGAACGCGAACCGCCTGTACCTGGACCCCCTGTTCCGCGGCTCCTACCCGGAGGACGCCGAAGACTACCGCGAGGCGGGCGGCTTCGGTTTCGTGCGGGATGGGGACCTGGAGAAGATCTCGGCCCCCGTTGACTTTCTGGGCGTCAACTACTACATGCGCCACACCGTCGTCGACCCCGGCACGAAGACCGACCTCCAGCCGGCGATGAACTTCCGCGACCTGAACGCCGTAACCGTCATCCCGGCGGGGGTCGAGACCACCGCGATGGGCTGGCCGGCCGAGGCAGACGGCCTGACCGACCTCCTCGTCCGGCTGCACGAGGAGTACACGCAAATCCCCCTCTACGTCACGGAGAACGGCCGCGCCGTCCACGATTACGTGGACCCGGGGGGGGAGGTGAAGGACGAGGAGCGCGTCTCCTACCTCGACGCCCACTTCCGGGCCGCGCGCGAGGCGATGGATCTTGGCGTGGACCTGCGGGGATACATGGTCTGGTCTTTTTTGGACAACTTCGAGTGGGGCGAGGGGTACTCGATGCGTTTCGGCCTCGTCTTCGTGGATTACGGTACCCAGAAGCGCATTCCGAAGGCGAGCGCCCGCTGGTACTCGGGGGTCATCCGGCGTAACGGGCTGGGGGATCCGTCCCGTTGA
- a CDS encoding ASCH domain-containing protein has product MGERVDENAVGAYWREYLETLPPGSPVREERYEAEPFGDGPELADELGALILAGKKTATCSALWEWEAEGETPVRPGEKSVVLDGGGNPLCIIETTEVAIRRFDEVDGRFAREEGEGDLSLEYWRGAHRRFFGRTLPTIGRTFAEDMPLVCERFRVIYK; this is encoded by the coding sequence ATGGGGGAGAGGGTGGACGAGAACGCGGTTGGGGCGTACTGGCGGGAATATCTGGAGACGCTGCCGCCCGGCTCGCCCGTGCGGGAGGAGCGGTACGAGGCCGAACCGTTCGGGGACGGGCCGGAGTTGGCCGACGAGCTGGGGGCCCTGATCCTGGCCGGCAAGAAGACCGCCACGTGTTCGGCGCTCTGGGAGTGGGAGGCCGAGGGCGAGACGCCCGTCCGACCCGGCGAAAAGTCCGTGGTGCTCGACGGCGGGGGCAACCCTCTCTGCATCATAGAGACGACGGAAGTCGCGATCCGTCGCTTCGACGAGGTCGATGGGCGGTTCGCCCGCGAAGAAGGAGAAGGCGACCTCTCGTTGGAGTACTGGCGCGGGGCGCACCGGCGCTTCTTTGGTCGAACGCTCCCGACGATTGGACGCACGTTCGCCGAAGACATGCCGCTCGTGTGCGAGCGGTTTCGCGTTATCTACAAGTAG
- a CDS encoding carbohydrate ABC transporter permease: MVGNRAQTRILQVAVNGVLLFAVFLLIMPYLYMISASFKEGNEIFSIPIEVLPQGLHLGNYRILFEETNFPRWFLNSVFVGLSRMAIAVIVSVMAGYAFAKFEFRFKNLLFVFVLATLTLPIYVLIVPLYDMMVTLGWTDRYVALILPFAAQAIGVFLARQYLLSIPDEILDAARVDGATEWGVFWRVVLPLSTPVMAVLGILFFTTAWNDFIWPLVVMTEDNKFPVALGLPTLLGPYSQEYGAVMAGAFLSTLPIIIVFLIAQRRFIEALTAGAVKG; the protein is encoded by the coding sequence ATGGTCGGCAACAGGGCGCAGACGCGGATCTTGCAGGTGGCGGTGAACGGGGTGCTGCTCTTCGCGGTCTTCCTATTGATCATGCCCTACCTGTACATGATAAGCGCCTCCTTCAAGGAGGGGAACGAGATCTTCTCGATCCCGATCGAGGTCCTGCCCCAGGGGCTTCACCTCGGGAACTACCGGATCCTTTTTGAGGAGACGAACTTCCCGCGCTGGTTCCTGAACAGCGTCTTCGTCGGCCTCTCGCGCATGGCTATCGCCGTGATCGTCTCCGTAATGGCCGGCTACGCCTTCGCCAAGTTCGAGTTCCGGTTCAAGAACCTCCTGTTCGTCTTCGTGCTCGCGACGCTTACCCTCCCGATCTACGTCCTCATAGTCCCGCTCTACGACATGATGGTCACGCTCGGCTGGACGGACCGGTACGTCGCCCTGATCCTGCCGTTCGCGGCCCAGGCTATCGGCGTATTCCTGGCGCGGCAGTACCTCCTCTCGATCCCGGACGAGATCCTGGACGCAGCCCGCGTCGATGGGGCGACTGAGTGGGGCGTCTTCTGGCGCGTGGTCCTGCCCCTCTCCACGCCCGTCATGGCCGTGCTGGGCATCCTCTTCTTCACGACCGCCTGGAACGACTTTATCTGGCCGCTGGTCGTGATGACCGAGGACAACAAGTTCCCGGTCGCCCTGGGGCTTCCGACCCTGCTCGGCCCCTACAGCCAGGAGTACGGCGCGGTCATGGCCGGGGCTTTCCTGAGCACGCTCCCGATCATCATCGTCTTCCTTATCGCCCAACGCCGGTTCATCGAAGCCCTCACCGCCGGGGCCGTGAAGGGTTAG
- a CDS encoding carbohydrate ABC transporter permease, with protein METRSGENLATERQGGTAPKPRRGRPGGRGGMAPYLFVLPFFLIYAVFLIYPVLAAFRLSFYESSGFGGDTFAGLANYTRLLRDPRYLEALRNTTLYALASVFILSPLALLVAISIRSFVVPTATFKSFYRVVFFLPFITSFVVIALMFNLVFNNEFGLLNNALSSLGLPTLDWLRNERVALPAIILVGIWTYLGINALYFLAGLQNVPVEVIEAAAVDGAGRLQTFWRVTLPLLRPVILFVVVQATIFSYQIFEIPFLLTGGGPSDSTLTLAIYLYEVGFRQFDRGYAAAIGYSMAIIAIVLAAVQLLAARRFDR; from the coding sequence GTGGAGACCCGATCCGGGGAGAACCTGGCGACGGAGCGACAGGGGGGAACGGCGCCCAAGCCCCGCAGGGGGCGGCCCGGGGGCAGGGGGGGAATGGCCCCGTACCTGTTCGTGCTGCCCTTCTTCCTGATCTACGCGGTATTCCTGATCTACCCCGTCCTCGCCGCGTTCCGCCTGAGCTTCTACGAGTCGTCCGGCTTCGGCGGCGACACGTTCGCGGGTCTCGCCAACTACACCAGGTTGTTGCGGGACCCGCGCTACCTTGAGGCGCTCAGGAACACGACGCTCTACGCGCTTGCGAGCGTCTTTATCCTGAGCCCGCTGGCGTTGCTCGTCGCGATCTCGATCCGGTCCTTCGTGGTGCCGACGGCGACCTTCAAGAGCTTCTACCGCGTCGTCTTCTTCCTGCCGTTCATCACCTCTTTCGTGGTGATCGCGCTGATGTTCAACCTGGTCTTCAACAACGAGTTCGGGTTGCTCAACAACGCGCTCTCGTCGCTCGGGCTGCCGACGCTCGACTGGCTGCGCAACGAGCGGGTGGCGCTGCCGGCGATCATCCTCGTCGGTATCTGGACTTACCTCGGGATCAACGCGCTCTACTTTCTGGCCGGGTTGCAGAACGTGCCGGTGGAGGTCATCGAGGCGGCGGCGGTGGACGGGGCCGGACGCCTGCAGACCTTCTGGAGGGTGACGTTGCCGCTGCTGCGGCCGGTCATCCTCTTCGTGGTGGTCCAGGCGACCATCTTTTCGTACCAGATCTTCGAGATACCGTTCCTGCTCACCGGCGGCGGGCCGTCGGACTCGACGCTGACGCTCGCGATCTACCTGTACGAGGTCGGTTTCAGGCAGTTCGACCGGGGCTACGCGGCGGCCATCGGGTACTCGATGGCGATCATCGCGATAGTCCTGGCCGCGGTCCAGCTCCTCGCGGCCCGCAGGTTCGACAGGTAA
- a CDS encoding ABC transporter substrate-binding protein — protein MRWWGAGWFGGNTLEFWAFDEGRANLARAAIETDAWKGAHGKMKVNFRIFPYEQMHDKLLTSLVSGKGAPDVADVEISRFSNFIKGDELPFIDLSDRIGDDINDVYKPAATDPWTWQGKIYGVGNELNTCVLAYRRDLMEDAGISTPFETWDDVVAAGEEISNNDRKMFALHDLAFGDHYMLSQSAGTAYFDDEGNYIGDNDRSVEAMQFLRDMVHDTGIAGIAPAVASDNWYPPQYRAAFRAEKFVALFGPPWHLSFLLTDVPDQSGDWTVQELPSGLGEGLPTANFGGTGQCVTTQSQNPDAAYDLVRIANLTTEGVVADFKARTAYPAYKPAYEDPALQKPTEYFGGQKLGQVYSDLAPGLPPFNQSTVWGQATEALNREVITPVMQDKKDAQTALTDLRATVEGMKQG, from the coding sequence GTGCGGTGGTGGGGGGCAGGGTGGTTCGGGGGAAACACTCTCGAGTTCTGGGCTTTCGATGAGGGGCGGGCCAACCTGGCGCGGGCTGCGATAGAGACCGACGCGTGGAAAGGGGCCCACGGGAAGATGAAGGTCAACTTCAGGATCTTCCCCTACGAGCAGATGCACGACAAGCTTCTGACCTCGCTCGTCTCCGGCAAGGGGGCGCCTGATGTGGCGGACGTCGAGATCTCGCGCTTCTCCAACTTCATAAAGGGCGACGAGCTGCCCTTCATCGACCTGAGCGACAGGATCGGGGACGATATAAACGACGTCTACAAGCCGGCGGCGACCGACCCGTGGACGTGGCAGGGCAAGATCTACGGCGTCGGCAACGAGCTCAACACCTGCGTCCTCGCCTACCGCAGGGACCTTATGGAGGACGCCGGCATAAGCACGCCCTTCGAGACGTGGGACGACGTCGTGGCCGCGGGAGAGGAGATCTCCAACAACGACCGAAAGATGTTCGCCCTGCACGACCTCGCCTTCGGGGACCACTACATGCTCTCACAGAGCGCCGGCACCGCGTACTTCGATGATGAGGGCAACTACATCGGGGACAACGACCGGAGCGTCGAGGCCATGCAGTTCCTCCGCGACATGGTCCACGACACCGGCATCGCCGGGATCGCGCCAGCCGTCGCCAGCGACAACTGGTACCCGCCGCAGTACCGGGCGGCCTTCCGGGCCGAGAAGTTCGTGGCGCTCTTCGGGCCGCCGTGGCACCTGAGCTTCCTGCTCACGGACGTCCCCGACCAGTCCGGCGACTGGACCGTTCAGGAACTGCCGTCCGGGCTCGGGGAGGGCCTGCCCACGGCCAACTTTGGCGGCACCGGCCAGTGCGTCACCACGCAGAGCCAGAACCCCGACGCCGCCTACGACCTCGTCCGCATCGCCAACCTCACCACCGAGGGCGTCGTGGCGGACTTCAAGGCCCGCACCGCCTACCCGGCCTACAAGCCAGCCTACGAGGACCCGGCCCTGCAGAAGCCGACGGAGTACTTCGGGGGGCAGAAGCTCGGCCAGGTCTACTCGGATCTCGCGCCGGGACTGCCGCCGTTCAACCAGTCGACCGTCTGGGGGCAGGCCACGGAGGCGCTCAACAGGGAGGTCATCACCCCTGTCATGCAGGACAAGAAGGACGCCCAAACCGCGCTCACGGACCTGCGTGCGACCGTGGAGGGTATGAAGCAGGGGTGA
- a CDS encoding LacI family DNA-binding transcriptional regulator gives MSGRRTANGKTRMAEIAALAGVSKPTVSKVMNGQPGVAAATRERVERVIAERGYVRHSAARALSAGRAGSVNLVVKEIDNAYFSEIIRGVEETLERAGLSMVLTATHDEARRHRRWLARVVEHGTDGAILVLPDEHFAHLGELRRHGVPVALVDDRGESPPDVPSVGATNFAGGFAATEHLLSLGHRRIAMISGPAFKSTRERAAGYRTALQEAGIQPEPLLEKPGGFVAETGHGATRELLRLPDPPTAIFTGNDLQAMGVYRALYEAGLRAPDDVSVVGFDDLPFARLLTPALTTVRQPVREMGALATRMLLRVIAGEKLESARVELATSLIVRESSAPPRP, from the coding sequence ATGTCGGGACGGCGTACGGCCAACGGCAAGACGAGGATGGCCGAGATCGCGGCGCTCGCGGGCGTCTCCAAGCCGACGGTCTCGAAGGTGATGAACGGGCAGCCCGGGGTGGCCGCGGCGACGCGGGAGCGGGTGGAGCGCGTGATCGCCGAGCGCGGGTACGTCAGGCACAGCGCCGCGCGGGCGTTGAGCGCGGGGCGGGCTGGTTCGGTCAACCTGGTCGTCAAGGAGATAGACAACGCGTACTTCTCGGAGATCATCCGCGGCGTCGAGGAGACGTTGGAGCGGGCCGGGCTCTCGATGGTCCTGACGGCGACGCACGACGAGGCGAGGCGTCACCGGCGCTGGTTGGCGCGGGTGGTCGAGCACGGGACGGACGGCGCGATCCTGGTCCTCCCCGACGAGCACTTCGCCCACCTGGGGGAGTTGCGGCGCCACGGCGTCCCCGTTGCGCTCGTGGACGACCGGGGGGAGAGCCCGCCGGACGTGCCTTCCGTGGGGGCTACGAATTTCGCCGGCGGCTTCGCGGCGACGGAGCACCTGCTCTCCCTCGGGCACCGGCGCATCGCCATGATCTCAGGCCCGGCCTTCAAGTCCACGCGGGAGAGGGCCGCCGGATACCGCACGGCCTTGCAGGAGGCCGGCATCCAGCCCGAACCGCTCCTCGAAAAGCCTGGCGGGTTCGTGGCCGAGACCGGTCATGGGGCGACGCGCGAGTTGCTCCGTTTGCCTGATCCGCCGACCGCCATCTTCACCGGCAACGACCTGCAGGCGATGGGCGTCTACCGGGCGCTGTACGAGGCGGGCCTGCGCGCCCCGGACGACGTGAGCGTCGTCGGGTTCGACGACCTGCCCTTCGCCCGCCTCCTGACGCCAGCCCTGACCACCGTCCGCCAGCCCGTGCGCGAGATGGGCGCGCTCGCGACCAGGATGCTGCTCAGGGTCATAGCCGGGGAGAAGCTCGAAAGCGCCCGCGTCGAGCTCGCGACCTCCCTGATCGTGCGCGAGTCCTCGGCCCCACCTCGCCCCTGA
- a CDS encoding beta-galactosidase: MISPKVPHVIYGGDYNPEQWPEEVWREDVRLMREANVNLVSVGIFSWAKLEPRPGEHDFGWLDRILDLLHDNGIMANLATATASPPPWLSVLHPESLPVTEDGTILYPGARQHYCPSSAAYKERAADLVGRMAGRYGDHPALAMWHVNNEYGCHVAECYCDASAVHFRGWLRDRYGDLETLNEAWGTAFWSQGYGDWGEILPPRSAPTFANPTQQLDFRRFSSDALLELYEMEKGILRGATPDVPITTNFMGFFKPVDYWKWAAREDVVSDDSYPDPADPEAHVRAAASRDLMRSLGGGDPWVLMEQTTVRVNWRRRNAPKRPGQMRLWSLQSVARGAEGIMFFQWRQSKAGAEKFHSAMVPHVEPKESRSWHEVKRLGEDLTKLDSLLGARGEARVAILLDWNNWWALELDSKPSMDVRMVAGSHSPDRPPYDAIYSFYKPLFEANVPVDFAHPEADLSSYGLVIAPNLYLVTDEAAENIKGFVREGGTLLMNFFSGISDENDHVRLGGYPAPFRELLGLRVEDFVPMSEGEENRIVAGDGAGYPCDTWADLIHPEGAETLARFASGFYADCTAVTRNAFGNGLAYYLGARPSGDYTDQLLRRLCREAGIEVNADAPPGVEVVRRWTGDASFLFVLNHNEEAVEVGLRGPAKDLLTGSEHERSLPLEPFGAAVLLEG; encoded by the coding sequence TTGATCTCCCCGAAAGTCCCGCACGTCATCTACGGCGGCGACTACAACCCCGAGCAGTGGCCGGAAGAAGTCTGGCGCGAAGACGTCCGCCTGATGCGCGAGGCGAACGTCAACCTGGTCTCCGTCGGCATCTTCTCCTGGGCGAAGTTGGAGCCGCGCCCCGGCGAGCACGACTTCGGCTGGCTGGACCGGATCCTCGACCTGTTGCACGACAACGGCATCATGGCGAACCTCGCGACGGCGACCGCCTCCCCGCCGCCCTGGCTCAGCGTACTCCACCCCGAGAGCCTGCCCGTCACGGAGGACGGGACGATCCTCTATCCCGGCGCCCGCCAGCACTACTGCCCGAGCAGCGCCGCCTACAAAGAGCGTGCCGCGGACCTGGTCGGGCGCATGGCCGGGCGCTACGGGGACCACCCGGCGCTAGCGATGTGGCACGTCAACAACGAGTACGGTTGCCACGTTGCCGAGTGCTACTGTGACGCCTCCGCCGTTCACTTCCGCGGCTGGCTGCGGGACCGCTACGGCGACCTCGAAACGCTCAACGAGGCGTGGGGGACGGCGTTCTGGAGCCAGGGCTACGGCGACTGGGGCGAGATACTGCCCCCGCGGAGCGCCCCTACCTTCGCCAACCCTACCCAGCAGTTGGACTTCCGCCGCTTCTCCTCCGACGCCCTGCTGGAGCTGTACGAGATGGAGAAAGGGATACTCAGGGGAGCAACGCCCGACGTTCCCATCACCACGAACTTCATGGGTTTCTTCAAGCCCGTCGACTACTGGAAGTGGGCCGCGCGCGAGGACGTGGTCTCCGACGACTCCTACCCCGACCCCGCCGACCCCGAGGCCCACGTTCGGGCGGCCGCGAGCCGCGACCTGATGAGGTCTCTCGGCGGGGGAGATCCCTGGGTCCTCATGGAACAGACCACGGTCAGGGTGAACTGGCGCCGGCGCAACGCCCCCAAGAGGCCGGGCCAGATGCGCCTGTGGAGCCTGCAGTCCGTGGCCCGCGGCGCCGAGGGGATCATGTTCTTCCAGTGGCGCCAGTCTAAGGCCGGGGCCGAGAAGTTCCACAGCGCCATGGTCCCGCACGTCGAGCCCAAAGAATCGCGCAGTTGGCACGAGGTGAAGAGGCTTGGCGAGGACCTCACGAAGCTCGACTCGTTGCTCGGGGCGAGGGGCGAAGCCAGGGTCGCCATCCTGCTCGACTGGAACAACTGGTGGGCGCTGGAGCTCGACTCGAAACCGTCGATGGACGTGCGGATGGTCGCGGGATCCCACTCACCGGACAGACCTCCGTATGACGCGATCTACTCGTTCTACAAGCCCCTCTTCGAGGCGAACGTGCCCGTGGACTTCGCCCATCCCGAAGCCGACCTCTCGTCCTACGGGCTCGTCATCGCCCCGAACCTGTACCTGGTAACGGACGAGGCGGCCGAGAACATCAAAGGCTTCGTGCGGGAGGGCGGCACGCTGCTCATGAACTTCTTCTCCGGCATCTCCGACGAAAACGACCACGTCAGGCTGGGCGGCTACCCGGCGCCGTTCAGGGAGCTTCTTGGCCTGCGCGTCGAGGACTTCGTACCGATGTCAGAGGGGGAGGAGAACAGGATCGTCGCCGGGGACGGGGCCGGTTACCCCTGCGACACCTGGGCCGACCTGATCCACCCCGAAGGGGCGGAGACCCTGGCCCGATTCGCCAGCGGTTTTTACGCGGACTGCACTGCCGTGACGCGCAACGCCTTCGGGAACGGCCTTGCCTACTATCTCGGAGCTCGCCCCTCCGGTGACTACACGGACCAACTCTTGAGGCGGCTCTGCCGGGAGGCCGGTATAGAGGTCAACGCCGACGCCCCGCCTGGCGTCGAGGTCGTGCGCCGGTGGACCGGGGACGCCTCGTTCCTGTTCGTCTTGAACCACAACGAGGAAGCCGTCGAGGTCGGGCTGAGAGGTCCGGCCAAGGATCTCCTCACCGGCTCCGAACACGAGCGCTCGCTCCCCCTAGAACCCTTCGGCGCGGCGGTGCTGCTGGAGGGTTGA
- a CDS encoding carbohydrate ABC transporter permease, which produces MAPTTNKGGGPGAGLSTRVITTALLGVFLVYSLLPLFYLVVSATKDNDELFTSFGLWFSSFDLPANLRETFTRDDGVYLNWLWNTAYYSVTSAVGAAFISTIAGYAFAKYRFPGRIPLFAVILGSIMIPQTALVIPTYLLLSKIGLIDTPLAVILPSLVSPFGVYLMRVYAEQSVPDDLLNAARVDGAGELRIFWSVALRVLMPGFVTVLLLSFVATWNNYFLPLVVLSTPELYPLTVGLASWNSIASAGGGAQPLFPLVITGALVSILPIVVSFLFLQRFWQGGLTFGALKD; this is translated from the coding sequence ATGGCCCCGACCACGAACAAGGGGGGCGGGCCCGGGGCCGGGCTCTCCACCCGCGTCATCACGACCGCCCTGCTCGGCGTCTTCCTGGTCTACTCGCTGCTCCCGCTCTTCTACCTAGTGGTCTCGGCCACGAAGGACAACGACGAGCTGTTCACGTCCTTCGGCCTCTGGTTCTCCTCCTTCGACCTGCCGGCCAACCTGCGCGAGACCTTCACCCGCGACGACGGCGTCTACTTGAACTGGCTCTGGAACACCGCCTACTACTCCGTTACCAGCGCGGTCGGGGCGGCCTTCATCTCGACCATAGCGGGCTACGCCTTCGCCAAGTACCGGTTTCCGGGGCGCATACCGCTCTTCGCCGTCATCCTGGGCTCCATCATGATCCCGCAGACAGCGCTCGTGATACCCACCTACTTGCTGCTGAGCAAGATCGGGCTCATCGACACCCCGCTCGCCGTGATCCTGCCCTCCCTCGTCTCGCCTTTCGGCGTCTACCTGATGCGGGTCTACGCGGAACAGTCCGTTCCCGACGACCTCCTGAACGCGGCCAGGGTAGACGGCGCCGGAGAACTTCGCATCTTCTGGAGCGTCGCCCTTCGCGTGCTCATGCCCGGCTTCGTGACGGTGCTGCTTCTCTCCTTCGTGGCGACGTGGAACAACTACTTCCTGCCCCTGGTCGTCCTGAGCACGCCGGAGCTGTACCCGCTAACCGTCGGCCTCGCCTCGTGGAACTCCATAGCGAGCGCCGGCGGCGGCGCCCAACCGCTCTTCCCGCTCGTCATCACGGGGGCGCTGGTCTCCATCCTGCCCATCGTCGTCTCCTTCCTGTTTTTGCAACGGTTCTGGCAGGGCGGCCTCACCTTCGGCGCCCTGAAGGACTGA